The following DNA comes from Pseudomonas sp. Tri1.
GTTCTTTGGCGTTGGCTCCATCGTCGCCGCCAGTGTGGTCGCCCCAGAGAAACGTGCCGGGGCGGTTGCGGCCATGTTCATGGGCCTGACCCTGGCGACCATCGGCGGTGTGCCGCTGGCCGCCTGGTTTGGTGAACTGTTCGGCTGGCGCACCGCATTCTGGGGGATTACCGGCCTCGGCGTGTTGACCATGGCCGCATTGTGGTTCGCCCTGCCCAACCTGCCGGCGCCGCAAAGCGTCGGTGTACTGGCCGAAATTCGGGTACTGGGCCGTGGCCCGGTGCTGGGGGCGTTGGCCCTGACCGTAGTAGGCTCCGGTGCGATGTTTACTGTCTTCACCTACATCGCGCCGATCCTCAGCAGCGAGACCCATGCGTCCACCGCGTACATCACCGCCATGCTGGTGCTGTTCGGTGTGGGGTTGACGCTGGGCAACATGTGGGGCGGCAAGGCCGCCGATCGCTCGATAGACCACACTCTGATCGTTTCACTGAGCGTGCTGATTCTCGTCTTGCTGGCGTTCACCGCACTGATGCGTTGGCCGCTGCCGACTGCCGTTGCCATCCTGATATGGGGTATCGCCAGCTTCGCCCTGGTGCCGCCGCTACAGATGCGCGTCATGGAAGCGGCCAAGGACGCGCCCAATCTGGCCTCGGCGGTGAACATCGGGGCCTTCAATCTCGGCAACGCGATTGGTGCGGCGCTGGGCGGAGCGGTGATCAAAGCGGGGTTGGGTTATCCGGCGATTTCCCTGGCCGGGGCGGCAATGGCGGGGTTGGGGCTGCTGATGGTGTTGGCCTTTGCCTGGCGCTCCAGAACGATTGCAACTGCGGTGGTATGACGATGATGTGAGGGGGGCTGTTAGTCGCCATTGAGGTGAACAGCCGGCATTACGCATCCGGCAAATCCGGCAACCCTTGTTCTGCCCCAATAACCGCCTATCCTTGCCCCAACTGACTCAGTGGATGGGTGCTACTGCGAAGCCTGCCAAGGCCGACGCCCGTATTGCATTCCGCTTTGAAATCACCAGCGATACGGTGGTGATTTCCTCCTGCAACATGACCTACACAAAGCCATGATTCCAAAATCCGGAGAATCTTTTTTTCGAAGGCAGAGAAAAGCCCGGCATTTCACCGGGCTTTGCATAGCGCTCTAGGCACGCCGTTTGATTGCGACCTTCGACCACAGGGTAAAGGCAACTGGGGGTGTCCAGCCTGAGTTTGATACGTGCTCTTGCAGGCACACGTAATTATTACCTTCGTAAGTCACGCCATCCTCCTTGCGATACCGATGGTTCAACTGCCACTCGGGGAACTCTGGATCGGTGATGTCTCCAGCAGTTCGAACGCTCAGGCTCTTGCTCGGAAGCGACTCATTTCCCTGAGAGTCTGTTGCCGTGACAAAGTAGCTGTACTGAGTGTTCGGCGTTAAGCCTGAGTCTGTCAGCGTTAAAGACGCCGAACGGCCTATCGCAGCCCCATTTCGGTACAACGTGTATGTCTCGATCGGACGAGGGCCGCTTGAAGCCCCCCAACTCAAGATCATACCCGTCTCGGTTACGTCCCTGGCGGACAGGTTTGCGGGAGCCGTCGGCCGGTCACCAGGCTCCGACTCGCCGTGAATCAACGGGGCGTAACGATTGTAGAACTCCCAGTTATAGGAAACATTGTCCCTGGTAATGCCATCGTCCCAGTTGATAGACCAAGTCATCAGCCCTTTGATGGAATGGCCGGCAGAGTCGAGACGCTTGAATGCATTTACCACTGCCGCAGGATCAATCACATAACCAGTGGCCGCCGCATCATTGTTGGCCGGTAAGCCAATGACAAATTTATCTGCTGGGATGGCGATGTAGTCCCGAGTACCCGTTACCAGGCTTTCGGTCAGGTAGTAGAGGAAATCCTCTTTCAACTCATCATTGTTCTGCGCAATCCAGGCACCTTGACCACCGTTGGCCTCCTGAACCCAGATCCCATCACCACCTTGGTTGTAGTACTGAGGCGCGATGAAGTCGTAGTACCCCTCAAGGGCCTGAATGTAGCCAACGTACTTGCCGCCCGTTCTGAGATAGGGAAACTCAGGTGCCATGCTGATGATGAAATGTTTCTCTTCGCCCTTGTAGTGATCCTTCACCAGTTTCAAGGCTGCAGGCAGTACCGTCATGTTGTCAGCGACATCAATGGCGCTTTGCTCAAGGTCGATATCCAACCCATCGAAGCCGTAGACTTCAACCAACCGGATGATCTCATTCGCCAGAGGTTGTTCATCTCCTTTGTGCAACTCGATATGAGCATCGGCGCCACCTAACGAGATCAATACAGCTCTTCCCTGACTGTTCAGCACGCCTACCTGACGGCGAAACTCGTCGTCGGAGAGGTTATAGGGTTTGAAAGTAGGAATGCCCCGGCCTTTCATAAAAGCCACTGCAACAACATTGTAGTCCTTGGGTACATCCACCAGATCTAGATTGGCGAACTGCCCACCTTGATAGCCGTCACTATGACCGGCCGGCCAGTTATGCCAAAAACCCATCAGAATTTTTTTATTGGCAATGCTAGGCATCAAAGAGGCTGAATCACTTACTTTGGACTTCAGCAAAGAAAAATCAATCTTGGTCATTGTTCTATTCCTTCAGAACTGTACTAGGGGCCGTACATAGCCCGACTTTATCTAAAGTTCACATCAAACGCCTGATAGAACGCATTCCCCGTATCAGCAACAACCCACAGCAGGACAATAATATGATGACCATGCTTACCCGTTGGCAGCTTCACTTCATGTTCAACCTTCGCCTTCAATTCGTCGGTATATTCGTAGAAGGGAACCTGGGTATAAAAATCATCATAGAAAGACTTTGGCTCAAGCTGAGCGCGGCTGATACGCTTTTCAGGATCCCAGCCATCCTTAGTAATAAACCAGCTAAAACCCCGAGTCACGTGGGGCATGGTGTATGCCCATTTGACATGAAACGCCTGGCCCGGTTCGACATTCAATAGAGGCCAGGTAAATGGGCGATTCAGTTTTTTGCTCACTTCCTCGTCGGTGAAGTTAACGCAGTCGCGCTCATCAGTCTGGCCACCGCTGAGGATATAACCATCCGCTGGTGGTACCAGGCTCGCGACGTCACTCTCATAAGGTCTTGGGAATGGCCCAGCAGTCGATGATGGGAAGTTTTTACCTCCTTCCATTGCATTAGCATGCCATTCAAGAATAAGGCCCTCGTCTGTAGCAATAGCAGAACGACTAGGAGGGGAAATGACACGGCCGTGCTTCAACTGCGGGTTGGATTCTGGCTTATTCATTGGTTCATTCCTTTGATTAATTGATCTCTCCTCTAGAGGAGAATTCTCAGGCTAGCGCAAGGTATTGGATTGTCCACCATAAAAAACAAATACGACCATGGAATAAATAAAACACACGCTGGTGGACTCTCTCAACACCCGCCACCCGCCTTTTCCACACAAAACCAACGGACAAGAGGACAGGACTAAGCCGACAGCAACTTAGAATCTTTCGAAATATACATTCAGATAACATATAACTTAAACTTTTTGAGCAAGAACATGGACAGCATAAAAATATCGACTAAGGTGAGAAGCATCCTAGCGAGGCACACATTAATTGGGCGAAAGAAGTCGGAGAACACTCCCTGCGCAGGTTGAAAGCTGATAGAACTACGGACACCTAGAAGCGCCCGTTACAGGGCTGCATCTCCCCTGACGCGAGGACTTCCAAATAAATGGCACTGTCCGCGCGGGACGCTTGCTACCGATCTCAGCCACCCAGTGTGCTGGTCAAGTCCGATGCAAACGACAGGTCAAGTCGAATACAATGGTGTGCAATACCCAGTTGAGAACAATATGAAAATTCGAAAAGCCTTACTGACCGATGCAGAATCGGTGTCCAAACTTCTAGGCCAGTTAGGCTACCAAACCTCGCCAATGCTAATCCGAGATAAACTTGAGGCTTTAGAACTTAGCGCTCGGGATACCGTGCTGTTGGCACAAGACGGTAAAAACATTATTGGCGTCATGAGCTTACACGTACTTGAACTGTTTCATCAGCCGGGTAGGCTCGGACGCATTACCTCCCTTGTCATTGATGACGATTTCCGAGGACAAGGCGTAGGGGCAATGCTGGTTTCCGCTGCTGACGCGTTTTTTATAGAGCAACATTGCGTCCGGGCTGAGGTGACTAGCAGTGACCACCGAATACAGGCTCACACTTTTTATCAGCAGCAAGGTTACGCAGTCGACGAGCGTCGGTTTGTCAAACGGTATGATTCTTCTGGGGCATAGTGAGTGTAAATTCGGTGAGCACGTCACCTTGATAAAAATATAAAACTGGTGAGCGGCGTGTATTGCCCGAACGTTTACCTGCTTCCGGCCAGAAGCGGTCATTCGAACAAGGTCCCTCCGTGAATTTATATGAGCATCAACCATAACTATGACACTTATCAAAGGCGACATCATCAAATTGACCTACGTCGATTCTACGAAGGCCCTATATGTTGACTGGATAAATGCTCGTGATGCGGCGCCTGGAGATATTGCAGTCGTTAATGAAACGTTTAGCACGGAGTCCGGACTCATCGTCCGTCTATTGTGTGAGCACCGGCCAGGCTTTCAAGAATGGTGCGCCACATTTCATGAAGTAGATTTGACTTACGAACTATTGCTCGTAAAACCAAGTTTCGACGACGAAATTTAAAAGTCCGCTTCGGGTCGAAAATCGCCATCCCAGAGGCTGCTTTCGGCCAGAAGCAGCCGGTGAGGAAAGTCAACTTTCGACCCAGAGCGGTCATCCACTCATGAGTATTGGGTTCATGCGCCCACGTCATTTATCAATTCGCGCCAGACGTCCCTTGCCTTCTGCTCCGAGGTAAAGACTTGTATTTTTGGATGCCAGAATTGCCCCTCAATTACGATGCATTCCAAGGTAGAGTCCTGAAACGTAAAGACATAATGGATGATTATCCACAGCTCAGTTATGACCTCATATAAGCGCCAACCCACGCACAAAGTGGCCGTTGATTCATCTGTCGCCCCGTCGCGCACCTCTGAAGCCGTCAATACCCAAACAGCGACTTGCTCTCCAGGTATTCTTCAAACCCCATCTCCCCCCACTCGCGCCCATTACCCGACTGTTTATAGCCGCCAAACGGCGCGGCCTGGTCGGCCCGGGCGCCATTGAGATGGACCATGCCGGTGCGCAATTGCCGCGCAACCCTGCGGCTGCGTTCGAGGCCGGTCGAGGTGACGTAGCCTGACAAGCCGTAAGGGCTGTCGTTCGCGATGGCTATCGCCTCGGCCTCGCTGTCGTACGGCATGATCGCCAGGACCGGGCCGAAGATTTCTTCCCGCGCCACCAGCATGTCCGGGGTGACGTCGGCAAATACCGTAGGTTGCACGTAGTAGCCGCGCTCAACCCCTTGTGGTCGCCCCAGCCCTCCGGCGATCAATCGCGAGCCCTCGGCGATGGCTTGGGCGATCATGGCCTGTACCCGTTCGAATTGCAGGGCATTCGCCACGGGACCGATGGCGCAGGTCGGGTTACTGTCGTCGAAGCACACCTGCGCCAGCACTTCCCGGACGATATCAACCACCGCCTGTTGTTGCGCGCGCGGTACTAGCAGGCGCGTTGGCGCATTGCACGACTGGCCGCTGTTACGGATGCACGCCTGTACCCCGTGGCGCACCGCGCTAGGCAAGTAGGCATCGTCGAGCAGGATGTTCGCGGATTTGCCGCCCAGTTCCTGGGACACACGCTTCACCGTATCGGCCGCCGCCTTGGCCACTGCGATGCCGGCGCGGGTCGAGCCGGTAAACGACACCATATCCACCTCGGCATGGCTGGCCAGCGCAGCGCCAACCCCTGGCCCATTACCGTTGACCAAGTTGAACACCCCCTTCGGCACTCCGGCCTCATGCAGGATTTGCGCGACGATATACGCCGACAACGGCGCACACTCACTTGGCTTGAGTACGACCGTGCAGCCCACCGCCAGGGCGGGTGCGAGCTTGCAGGTGAGTTGATTGAGTGGCCAGTTCCAGGGGGTGATCAGGGCGCACACGCCGATAGGCTCACGCAGTACCAGCGTCTGGCCCAGGCGCCGCTCGAAGCGGTACTCGCGCAGCACTTCCAGCGCCTGCGCCAGATGGCCCAGGCCTGCCGGGACATGAGCGCTTCGGGCCAGGGACAGCGGCGCGCCCATCTCCAGATGAACCGCCTCGATCAACGCCTCGCTATGGCGTTTGTAGGCCTCGATGATGCGCTGCAGCAAGTCGATACGTGTCTGGAGCGAACTCGCGGCGAACGCCGGAAAAGCCTGCCGGGCCGCGCCGAGCGCACGGTCTACATCGCGAGCATCGCCCAGGATGATGCGCGCAACCCCCTGCTCGGTGGACGGGTTTACCACGGTCTCGACGGTTTCGCCGTGGGGTTTGACCCAGGCGCCGTCAATGTAGAACTCAAACAAATCGTACATACCATCGACTCCCTTCAGGCAACCTGGTTCAAGGCAGCCGCCAAGGTGTCGAACACCTGGGCGATCTCGTGCTGGCTGATCACCAACGGCGGTGAAATCACGATGGTGTCGCCCGAACCGCGCACCAGTACGCCGTGCTCAAAGCACCACTGCGCAACTTCACTGCCACGCGCGCCGGCGGCACCGGGGCGCGGCTCGAGTTCGACGGCGCAAAGCAAGCCGATGGTGCGTACGTCCAGCACCGGCCCCACACCCTGCAGCGCCAGCGCGGCCGACTGCCAGGGCCCGCTGACCGTGTTGACGTGTTGATTGATGCCCAGTTCGCGATGCACCTCGATGGTCGCCAACCCGGCCGCACACGCCAGCGGATGCGCCGAATAGGTATAGCCATGCATCAGCTCGATGACGTTCGCCGGCCCGGCCATGAACGCTTCGTACACCGCTCCGCTTACCAGCACGCCGCCCATGGGCACGGCGCCGTTGGTCAGGCCTTTGGCGGTGGTGATCAGGTCTGGCGTTACGCCGAACGCCTGGGCGGCGAAGCTGGCGCCGACGCGGCCAAAACCGGTGATCACTTCATCGAAAATCAGCAGCACGCCATGCCGGGTGCAGATCTCGCGCAAGCGTTGCAGATAACCCTGGGGCGGCGGGTACACCCCGCCGGAGCCTGTCACCGGCTCCACGATCACCGCGGCCACAGTGCTCGGATCCTGAATGTCCAACAGTTGTGTCAGCGCGTCGGCGTAATGTTCGCCCTGCTTCGGTTGCCCGGCGCTGAAACGCATACCCGCGTCGTACGGCAGCGGCAGGTGTGACACTTCGCCCAACAACGGACCGAAGTCACGCTTCTGCCGGCCGATACCCGACACCGACAGCCCACCGAAACCCATGCCGTGATAGCCCTTGGCACGCCCGATAAACTTGGTACGGCGGCTGTCGCCGCGGGCCTGGTGATACGCCCGGGCAATCTTCAACGCGGTGTCGACGGCCTCGGAACCTGAGTTGGTAAAGAACACCTGCGCCATGCCGGCCGGGCTGATGTCGATCAGGCGCTCGGCCATCTCCAGGGCGTGGGGGTGGCTCATCTTGAATGACGAGACAAAGTCCAGGCGCCCCGCCGCCTCGCGAATGGCCTCGACGATTTTCGGCTGGCCATGCCCGGCGTTGACGCACCAGAGCCCCGCCATTGCATCGAGTACACGACGCCCATCGGTGGTGGTGTAGTACATGCCGTCAGCACTGGCGAACATCATCGGTTGGTGCTGGAACTGGCGCATCGGGGTAAACGGTGCCCAGAACGCGCCACACTCGGAACCTGTCGGGTTGGAAATATCGTTCATAGCGACTCCTGCAAAGCTGTTCTTGGATGGCCGATCAGCGTCGGGCGCTGCAACGGGCCGGCGTTAACGTTGACGCTGCGGTCCACGTACAACTTGCCGCGCTCAATACGGCAGCTGACACGGTCACAAAACGCCATCTCGACAAACTGCCAGGTCATGCTTAATACCCCGTCGTCGGTCCAGCGCGCCTGTGCCACCACCGGGGTGAGTTCCGGCTGGTATTGGTGATGCAGATAATGGCCGGTCATGCTGGTCTGGCTTTCGATGCCATTGGCCAGCCCGGCGCGAACGCAGTGGGTGCCACGGGGGTCGGTGAGGTAGAAATCGCAATGATCAGGGCCAAGCACCAAACGTATTTCGCTGACTTGATCTTCGTTGGCCTCCACCACAAACGTGCCGTTGAACTCGGCGTGACGCGGTGAGGTCGACGCCCCTGAGAGAGCCGGCCGCCGCTGGCGTGCCAACAGCGCTGCCAACTCGGCATCCGCCGCGCCGTCGGTGGGTACACCCAGCGCCGGCAACAGATGTTCCCAGAGCAGGCTGTGCAAGCGCCGCTCGCCCAAGGGCAGCCCGGCGGTAAACGCAATCACCGCGTTTTGGCGTGGCAAGACGATGCACTGCTGACCAAATACCCCGGAGGCGTAGTAGCCACCGTGCAGGGTCATCCACCACTGGTAGCCGTAGCCTTCGCGGCGCGTGACACCTGCGTCGCTCGAGTCGCGGCCCTGGTAGCGCTTGCCGTCGAAGGCCCCCATCCATACATCATCGACATGCCCACGGGTGGCTTCGGCCACCCATTCCCGGGATAACAGCTGCTGCCCTTCCCAGTTGCCTTGTTGCAAGTGCAGCACACCGAACTTGAGCAAGTCCTCAGTGCTGCAACTCAGGCCATTGCCGCCGGTGTTGAAGCCACCAGGTGCCAGGTCCCACTCGATGGGCCCCATGGCCATGGGTTGGAAGATACGTGCGTTGCACAATTCAAAGGCCGTCTGGCCGCTGACCACGCTGACAATCGCCGAGAGCATGAAGCTCGAGGCGCTGCTGTAGATAAAGTGCTGCCCTGGTGGGTCCTCGACCGGTTCATCGAGGAACAGCTTGACCCAGCTTTCACTGCGCCCACGCCAGGCCCCGCCGGAAATGCCCTGGCGATGGCCGGTGCGCATGGTCAGCAAATCGCGCACGGTCATGGCTGCCAGGTTTGCGCTGATAGTTACCGGGCAATCGGCGGCAAAAAAGTCCACCACCTTGGCGTCCAGCGACAGCACGCCGTCATCCACCAACAGCCCGATGGCCATGGATACCCAGCTTTTGGTGACCGAATGCTGAACATGCAACCGCTCGGCGCGATAAGGCGCCCAAAACGCTTCGGCCACCACCGCACCGTCGCGGTACAGCATGAAACTGTGCAACTCCAGGCCCGCAGCGTTCACCGCTTCAATGAAATCACTCACGCCACGCGCCGATACGCGTTGTTGGCTGGGCAGTGCCCGCCGCAACGGCAAACTCGTCATCTGATCTATCCCCTCATTTCCACTGCCTAGGCGTGCAACAGGCTGCCCCTGTTGCACCCCGTTACCGCTACCAGAGCGCCACGGTGTAACCCAGGATCACTCGGTTTTCGTTGGTGTCACGGGTGAAGTTGCTGGTAGCGCTGGCGTTCTGCCAACGCAGAGACACATCCTTGAACGTGCCGCTCTGCACGACGTAGCCGAGGCTGAAATCGCGCTCCCACTCGCGCCCTTCGCCCTCGAAGCCGATGACCTTGGCGTTGTCGCCCTTGGCGTAACGCGTCGAGAACAGCAGGCCCGGCAGGCCCAGCGAGGCGAAGTCATAGTCATAGCGGGCATGCCACACGCGCTCGCCGGTCTGGGAGAAGTTGGCCAGTTGGTACTCGGTGAACAGGTAGGTGTTGGTACCGTCCACGTAGGTGAACGGCGTCGAGCCGTACTGTTCCTGGTAACCGCCGCTGAGGCTGTGGCCATAGAGGCTGTAGCCGATACGGGTACTCAACGCGCGGTTATCCACCTTGCCGGCCAGGGCCGCAGCGTCTTCACTGGCGTTGAAGTAACGAATGTCGGTCTTGAACGTGCCGGGGCCCCACTTGAGGCTATTTTTAAAACCCAGGTAGTGCTGTTGGTAGAGGGCTTCCAGTTGCGCGTACTGATAGGTAACGACCGTGCTTGGCGTGAGCTTGTATTCGCCGCCGGCGTAGCGGAACTCATCACTTTTGGCGCTGCTTTTGTAGGCGCCGTACTGGCTGGTAAGGCCCATGTCCTCGTAGTCGGTCGAGTCGCGCTGCTTGACCTGATCCAGTTGGCCCACGGTCAGGGTCAAGTTGTCGATGTCCTTGGAGGTGAGCGCCGTGCCACTGAAACTCTGCGGGAACAGACGGCTGAGATTTGGCTGCAGAGTGGGCAGGTCCGGCACCATATAGCCCACACGCAGCTCGCTTTGGGCCATGCGCGCCTTACCGGTGATGCCGAGTTTGGAGTAGTTGTCATGGGCACGGCGTGCATAGCTGGGAGAGCCCGGTTCGGCCACGCTTGAGCGCGCCAGCAGCCCGGTGCCGGAGTTATCCGGGCTCGAATCGAGCTTCACGCCCAGCATGCCGACCGCGTCCAGGCCAAAACCCAACGTGCCGTCGGTAAAGCCCGACTGGAGGTTGAGAATGAACCCCTGCGCCCATTCGGCGCGCTTGTTCTGTCCGCTGGACTCGCGGTAGTCGCGGTTGAAGTAATAGTTCTTCAATTCAAGCGAGGCCTTGCTGTCGGCGACAAAGTCGGCCTGGGCAAACAAGGGTATGAAACCGACGCCCATGACGCTGGCACTGCTGACAACTTTGTTGATGCGGTTATTCATGTGTAGGTTCCTGGCAGACAGGTTGAGTGGGGTTGTTTTTGTTTTCTTCGGCCATGGCTTCGCCTGCCTCGCCAATCACCGATTGACGAAGGGTTGGGTTTCAAAACATGGCCTGGGGTGCAGCAGTACCTAAATCACACCGGCACGGAGGCGGTAACTGCCATCCGCACGTTTCTCCAAGGGGCTGGCCGCTGCGAGCAGCCGGCGGGTATAGGGATGTTGTGGGGTGTCGAAAATGGCGTCACGCGGCCCCATTTCAACCACCTCGCCCTGGTTCATCACCGCCACGCGATGAGCGATGCGCTCCACTGCCGACAAGTCGTGGGAGATGAACAGGCAGGCGAACCCGTATTGGCGTTGCAAGCGCTCGAACAATTCAAGAATCTGCTTTTGAATGGTCATGTCCAACGCCGAAATCGGCTCATCGGCAATCACCAGCTTGGGCCGCCTGACCAGCGCCCGGCCAATTGCCACGCGCTGGCGCTGGCCACCGGAGAGTTGATGGGCAAAGCGCTCACGGAACTGCTCGGGCAAGCCAACGTCAACCAGGGTCTCGGTGACCCGCTGACGTTTTTGCGCGGCCGTCAGCCCCGGCTCATGGCGCAGCGGCTCGGCAATGATCTGGCCGACGGTCATGCGTGGATCAAGGGAAGAATACGGGTCCTGGAAAATCATCTGGCATTGCAGGCGGTGTGCACGGTTGGCGGCCTTGAGGATATCCACGCCCTGGAACAGGATGGCCCCGGCACATGGCGTGACCAACCCGACCACTGCACGCCCAAGGGTGGTTTTGCCCGAACCGCTGCCACCGACCAAGGCCAAAGTCTCGCCCGGTGCAATGCTCAGGTTCACCGAATGCACCACACGCTTGGGTACGCTGCGCCCCCAGAAACTGCGCGGCCCCGGGTGTTCGATGCACACATCCCGGACCTGCAACAACGCGTTGTCGGCAGCCGGCAATGGCACCAGCTCGCCGCGCCGTGGCAACGCCTCAAGCAACTGCCGGGTGTAGTCGGCCTTCGGTGCGAACAGGATGTCTTCGATACGCCCCTGCTCCACCGCCTTGCCCGCACGCATCACCACCACCTTGTGGGCATAACGCGCCACCAGGGACAGGTCGTGGCTAATGAACAGAATCGCGGTGCCTTGCTCGCGCGTCAACTCCAGCATCAACTCGATCACGTCCAGTTGTGCCAGGCAATCGAGCGCCGTGGTTGGCTCGTCAGCGATCAGCAGCGCCGGACGCAGCAACATCACCGAGGCCAGCATGATCCGTTGGCGCATGCCGCCGGAGAACTGGTGCGGGTAGGACCCCAGGCATTTCTCGGCATCCTTGATACCGATGCGTTGTAGCATGGCACTGCAGCGCTCGTGGATCGTCGCCGCATCCAGCGCGGTATGCAGTTTGAGCGCCTCGCTCATCTGCCGGCCAATCGTCAGCGCGGGGTTGAGCGAGACCATGGGTTCCTGGAACACCATGCCGATCCGCGCACCGCGCACTGCACGCATCGCCTTGGCATTGCCGCTGTCCAGCGGTTCGCCCTGGAAGGTGATGCGTCCACCACACACCCGCATCGGTGCCGGCAACAAGCCAATGGCAGCGCGTGCGGCCATGGTCTTGCCGCTGCCCGATTCGCCGACCAGCGCGACGATCTCGCCGGGGGCCATGGTGAAGCTGAAATCATCGACGGCCAGCGGGCCGTCTGCACCGACGCGAATCTGTAGATTTTCAACGGCCAGTAATGGGACTGGAACGCTCATGCTCATTTCCTCATGCGCGGGTCGAGACGATCACGCAAGGCATCGCCGAACAGATTGATAGCCAGCAGCGTCAGGCTGATAAAAATGCCCGGGAAGATCCCCAGCCACGGCGCCGTCGAGATGTAGGTGCGGCTCGCCGAGAGCATGCTGCCCCAGGACGCGGCC
Coding sequences within:
- a CDS encoding aldehyde dehydrogenase family protein, which encodes MYDLFEFYIDGAWVKPHGETVETVVNPSTEQGVARIILGDARDVDRALGAARQAFPAFAASSLQTRIDLLQRIIEAYKRHSEALIEAVHLEMGAPLSLARSAHVPAGLGHLAQALEVLREYRFERRLGQTLVLREPIGVCALITPWNWPLNQLTCKLAPALAVGCTVVLKPSECAPLSAYIVAQILHEAGVPKGVFNLVNGNGPGVGAALASHAEVDMVSFTGSTRAGIAVAKAAADTVKRVSQELGGKSANILLDDAYLPSAVRHGVQACIRNSGQSCNAPTRLLVPRAQQQAVVDIVREVLAQVCFDDSNPTCAIGPVANALQFERVQAMIAQAIAEGSRLIAGGLGRPQGVERGYYVQPTVFADVTPDMLVAREEIFGPVLAIMPYDSEAEAIAIANDSPYGLSGYVTSTGLERSRRVARQLRTGMVHLNGARADQAAPFGGYKQSGNGREWGEMGFEEYLESKSLFGY
- a CDS encoding lytic polysaccharide monooxygenase auxiliary activity family 9 protein, translating into MNKPESNPQLKHGRVISPPSRSAIATDEGLILEWHANAMEGGKNFPSSTAGPFPRPYESDVASLVPPADGYILSGGQTDERDCVNFTDEEVSKKLNRPFTWPLLNVEPGQAFHVKWAYTMPHVTRGFSWFITKDGWDPEKRISRAQLEPKSFYDDFYTQVPFYEYTDELKAKVEHEVKLPTGKHGHHIIVLLWVVADTGNAFYQAFDVNFR
- a CDS encoding GNAT family N-acetyltransferase encodes the protein MQTTGQVEYNGVQYPVENNMKIRKALLTDAESVSKLLGQLGYQTSPMLIRDKLEALELSARDTVLLAQDGKNIIGVMSLHVLELFHQPGRLGRITSLVIDDDFRGQGVGAMLVSAADAFFIEQHCVRAEVTSSDHRIQAHTFYQQQGYAVDERRFVKRYDSSGA
- a CDS encoding MFS transporter, which translates into the protein MRINPPLVALAIGAFGIGVTEFAPMGMLPGIAADLGVSIPAAGLLVSAYALGVLLGAPLMTLTTGRIPRRYLLIGLMAIFTLGNLMSALATDYYSLMVARVVTSLNHGAFFGVGSIVAASVVAPEKRAGAVAAMFMGLTLATIGGVPLAAWFGELFGWRTAFWGITGLGVLTMAALWFALPNLPAPQSVGVLAEIRVLGRGPVLGALALTVVGSGAMFTVFTYIAPILSSETHASTAYITAMLVLFGVGLTLGNMWGGKAADRSIDHTLIVSLSVLILVLLAFTALMRWPLPTAVAILIWGIASFALVPPLQMRVMEAAKDAPNLASAVNIGAFNLGNAIGAALGGAVIKAGLGYPAISLAGAAMAGLGLLMVLAFAWRSRTIATAVV
- a CDS encoding glycosyl hydrolase family 18 protein, giving the protein MTKIDFSLLKSKVSDSASLMPSIANKKILMGFWHNWPAGHSDGYQGGQFANLDLVDVPKDYNVVAVAFMKGRGIPTFKPYNLSDDEFRRQVGVLNSQGRAVLISLGGADAHIELHKGDEQPLANEIIRLVEVYGFDGLDIDLEQSAIDVADNMTVLPAALKLVKDHYKGEEKHFIISMAPEFPYLRTGGKYVGYIQALEGYYDFIAPQYYNQGGDGIWVQEANGGQGAWIAQNNDELKEDFLYYLTESLVTGTRDYIAIPADKFVIGLPANNDAAATGYVIDPAAVVNAFKRLDSAGHSIKGLMTWSINWDDGITRDNVSYNWEFYNRYAPLIHGESEPGDRPTAPANLSARDVTETGMILSWGASSGPRPIETYTLYRNGAAIGRSASLTLTDSGLTPNTQYSYFVTATDSQGNESLPSKSLSVRTAGDITDPEFPEWQLNHRYRKEDGVTYEGNNYVCLQEHVSNSGWTPPVAFTLWSKVAIKRRA
- a CDS encoding aminotransferase class III-fold pyridoxal phosphate-dependent enzyme, producing the protein MNDISNPTGSECGAFWAPFTPMRQFQHQPMMFASADGMYYTTTDGRRVLDAMAGLWCVNAGHGQPKIVEAIREAAGRLDFVSSFKMSHPHALEMAERLIDISPAGMAQVFFTNSGSEAVDTALKIARAYHQARGDSRRTKFIGRAKGYHGMGFGGLSVSGIGRQKRDFGPLLGEVSHLPLPYDAGMRFSAGQPKQGEHYADALTQLLDIQDPSTVAAVIVEPVTGSGGVYPPPQGYLQRLREICTRHGVLLIFDEVITGFGRVGASFAAQAFGVTPDLITTAKGLTNGAVPMGGVLVSGAVYEAFMAGPANVIELMHGYTYSAHPLACAAGLATIEVHRELGINQHVNTVSGPWQSAALALQGVGPVLDVRTIGLLCAVELEPRPGAAGARGSEVAQWCFEHGVLVRGSGDTIVISPPLVISQHEIAQVFDTLAAALNQVA
- a CDS encoding serine hydrolase, producing the protein MTSLPLRRALPSQQRVSARGVSDFIEAVNAAGLELHSFMLYRDGAVVAEAFWAPYRAERLHVQHSVTKSWVSMAIGLLVDDGVLSLDAKVVDFFAADCPVTISANLAAMTVRDLLTMRTGHRQGISGGAWRGRSESWVKLFLDEPVEDPPGQHFIYSSASSFMLSAIVSVVSGQTAFELCNARIFQPMAMGPIEWDLAPGGFNTGGNGLSCSTEDLLKFGVLHLQQGNWEGQQLLSREWVAEATRGHVDDVWMGAFDGKRYQGRDSSDAGVTRREGYGYQWWMTLHGGYYASGVFGQQCIVLPRQNAVIAFTAGLPLGERRLHSLLWEHLLPALGVPTDGAADAELAALLARQRRPALSGASTSPRHAEFNGTFVVEANEDQVSEIRLVLGPDHCDFYLTDPRGTHCVRAGLANGIESQTSMTGHYLHHQYQPELTPVVAQARWTDDGVLSMTWQFVEMAFCDRVSCRIERGKLYVDRSVNVNAGPLQRPTLIGHPRTALQESL